The proteins below come from a single Oncorhynchus keta strain PuntledgeMale-10-30-2019 chromosome 32, Oket_V2, whole genome shotgun sequence genomic window:
- the LOC127914392 gene encoding zinc finger protein 664-like, whose translation MSSLSYSPSAKEEDVCWTEKEALVKEEEEEKDVTVKQEVESEAVIVKEEKDVSVKEEEDVTVKEEEEEKDVTIQKQVESEAVTGKEEEKDVSVKEEEDAFRVKEDVTVKEEEDAVFEVKRGEITATSEEEETGYLGPISQTSSGSNDELSHKIGLRNRAVITTGEIQDYRGSSGEPQQQAEQSLSTSEHLKKQQQRPTGKKSICCSACGKCCKSSSELKIHQQVHTGDKPYCCSDCGKRFSRSNSLKVHLRIHTGEKSHHCFDCGKSYLRLKSLKVHMRIHTGEKPYRCDQCGKSFTISSCLTIHQRTHTGEKPYSCTQCGKSFTTSSQWIVHQRTHTGKKPLSCTQCGKSFTHLGSLLSHQRKHTGEKSYNCDQCGKTFTQSSNLVSHQRTHTGEKPYSCDQCGKSFTKSSSLIVHKRIHTGEKPHSCDQCGKSFVTSSRLIEHQRTHTGEKPHSCDQCDKRYSDKRSLIKHQKIHT comes from the exons ATGAGTTCACTAAGCTACTCTCCTTCTGCTAAAGAAGAGGAtgtctgctggacggagaaagaagctctcgtcaaagaggaggaggaagagaaggatgtCACAGTAAAACAAGAAGTTGAGAGTGAGGCTGTTATAGTTAAAGAAGAGAAAGACGTTtcagtgaaagaggaggaggatgttacagtaaaagaagaggaggaagagaaggatgttacgatacaaaaacaagtagagaGTGAGGCTGTTAcagggaaagaagaagagaaagacgtttcggtgaaagaagaggaagacgcgttcagagtgaaggaggatgttacagtaaaagaagaggaggatgcAGTTTTTGAAGTGAAAAGGGGGGAGATTACGGCCACATCGGAAGAGGAGGAAACTGGATATCTGGGCCCGATTTCCCAAACATCCAGTGGTTCTAACGATGAACTTAGCCATAAGATAGGTTTGAGAAACCGGGCCGTGATTACTACTG gagagatacaggactatcgtggatcctctggggagcctcaacaacagGCAGAGCAGAGTCTCTCCACATCAGAACACCTCAAGAAACAACAGCAGAGACCCACAGGGAAGAAATCTATTTGCTGCTCTGCCTGTGGGAAATGTTGCAAATCTTCATCAGAACTTAAAATACACCAGCAAGTCCACACAGGAGATAAACCATACTGCTGCTCTGACTGCGGGAAACGTTTCTCAAGATCTAATTCACTAAAAGTACACCTGAGaattcacactggagagaaaTCTCACCACTGTTTTGATTGTGGGAAAAGTTACTTAAGATTAAAATCACTAAAAGTACACATGAGaattcacactggagagaaaccttatagatgtgatcaatgtgggaagagttttactataTCTAGCTGTCTGACTATACATCAGAGAACACATACAGGAGAAAAACCATATAGCTgtactcaatgtgggaagagtttcactACATCTAGCCAATGGAttgtacaccagagaacacacacaggaaagaAACCTCTTAGCTgtactcaatgtgggaagagtttcactcacttaggcagcctgttatcacaccagagaaaacacacaggagagaaatcttataactgtgatcaatgtgggaagactTTTACTCAGTCAAGCAACCtggtatcacaccagagaacacacacaggagagaaaccgtatagctgtgatcaatgtgggaagagttttactaaaTCGAGTAGTCTTATTGTACacaagagaatacacacaggagagaaacctcatagctgtgatcaatgtgggaagagttttgttacATCTAGCCGGCTTAttgaacaccagagaacacacacaggagagaaacctcatagctgtgatcaatgtgacaagagatactctgataaaagatcgctgatcaaacatcagaaaatacatacATGA